Part of the Cercospora beticola chromosome 5, complete sequence genome is shown below.
ACTGTGGATCGCGGAAGAGAGCGTGCAACGAGGCGCGGTGACGTTGCGGGAAGACAATTGTGCGCGCTGGTTCTCTGGAAGCTGGACGCGTGCGACCTCCTGAGACTCGGCGCAGTCTGCAAGTGCGATGATGTGCTGTACCGCGCCTGCGATAGCCGCCGCGGCTGCAAGAAGATTCAGCAAGATGACGAGGCAGGGTCGCGCGCAaagtgaagctgctgcgggtTGTTGATGGGCTCCACCAGTGGTGCGGTACTGGCGACTGCACGTTGACCAGCTGCGTTTTCGCCTTCACATGTCCGCATATCCACTTTGTCACAAGCAGACGACACACAAAATGCAGCCGAGCCCTTGGCCATTTGCTTGTGTCACTCTTATTCACTTCGCGTTGCTTAACTTCTTGTTTGCTCACTTCGTTACCTCCCTTTCCTGTTCACAGTGCCTGGCTGCACTTGCTTCGTCACAACGCTCATTTACAGTCACTCCTTCCTGATATTCTGCCGAGCAGGTGCAGCTTCTCTACCCTTTACAACTTCTCGACACTCTCTTGAGACTTTGGTGCGCCCTTCGCCAAGATGGCCTCCttgctcttcgtcttcctcgtttCTCTGCTGGCAGTCGCTACGGCCATCCCATCGAGTCTCCACGAGCGCTCATTCCGGCCAAAGTTCGACGTTCAGAAGAACGCAATTCAGAAACGCTCCTTCAAGGCTCCAGTGCCTGGCCGCGCCCACCAAGGCGCCCTCAACGAAATTCTTCGCGTTCACAACAAGTACGAGTGGACCATCGTCGTCGCGGAGAGCGAACCTCTCTACCCCATCAGCGTAACCACGAGTCATCCTGTCGCCACAGCAAGCACTATACCGACTTTCAAGACTTTGACGACGCTCTCTCCGGTCCCAAGTAACTCCCCTCCCACTTACGGTCCCTACCCGAACTCCACCAGTAGTGCATCACCCACGCCAACCAAGGGAAGTGAGGATGGGGAAGTTTCTGCAATCCCGGAAGAGAATGAAATCCAGTACCTCGCCTCTGTTTCGATCGGCGGCCAAAAAGTATGGCTCAATTTTGACACTGGGAGTTCGGACCTGTAAGCTCTCAAGATACAACGTGACAGAGGCCGGTACTAATTCCTGAGGCAGGTGGGTGTTCTCAAGCAAGCTCTCGCCAAACGCCATTGGCAACCACTCATTCTATGACCCATCGAAGAGCGACACATTCACCCCTTATGAGAACGCCAGCTGGAGAATTTCATACGGCGACGGCAGCTCTGCAAGTGGCATCGTTGGCTATGATGTAGTCGACGTCGGTGGGTCAACAGTCCAAAAACAAGCTGTTGAGCTAGCGACATACATCTCAGCCAGCTTCGCTACGGACCCCAACAGTGATGGACTGCTCGGCTTAGGTTTCAGCAACATCAACACGGTACAACCTGAGCGCCAGAAGACCTTCTTTGAAAACGTTATGCCCGACCTCTCGGAGCCACTTTTCACTGCCGACCTCGAGGACAACATGGGTGCTGGCGAGTACGAGTTCGGTAAAATCGACAGGGCCAAGTACAAAGGCGACATCCACTACGTTGACATCGACAGTTCCGAGGGCTGGTGGCAATTCCCGATTCCAAGCATCAGCATCGGTGATGAGTACACATTCACGTGCGACCAAGACTGCCCCAAAACCATAGCTGATACAGGTTCGAGTCTAATGTGAGTCTAACCTCCAGCTTCGCTCCGACAGCCATGCAAGATGCCTACCACCTGAGGCAGAGATCGACGATCATCGCTCAGAGCGACGCGGGCAGAGAGTGTCGAGAGAACTATGCTAACTTTACCCACAGATACCTGGACAGCGAGGTTGTGACAGCTTACTACAAGCAAGTTGACGGGGCTTCCATCTGGCAGATGAATACCTATATCTACCCTTGCGACACAGCGCTGCCTGACCTCAGCTTGCAGATTGGAGACTACAACATGACCATCAAGGGTGAGGATATCACCTACCTTCAGTTTGATGGAAATGAGGGCCCGGCTGGTCACTGCCTCGGCGGCCTCCAGGGTAAGAGTAGCCCGCAGATTTTGGGTGATGTGTTTCTGAAGCAGGTCTTTGCTGTGTTTGATGGTGGAAATCAGCGCTTCGGAATTGCTGAGAAGAACTAACCCGACTTGACTCCGTCTGCAGACTGGAGATGAGGCCCACCAGGATGCAGACGATCGAAATTGAGCTGGAGATACAGCTCTGAGATGCTGAGCGGTGAGCCTTTGCAAAGCCACATCTATAGAATTACGACAGTACGCATGGCTCAGCAGCTTGAGTCGTCATCAATGAATGAATGCCCTTTTCTGACACGGCAGGCATCTCAATCTGTATATTCCATTCTCACTACAACAGTCCGGCCTGCTTCATGTACGACGTCACATTATCCGCCACAATTAACGTGATGATGGAGTGAGGAGCGATTCGGAAGAAGTAAGTCCCAAAACCCCGATAAAAGCGAAGCAGGCCTTCTTTCCGATACGCTTGTACAGCACAATCAATCATGCCACTGTATTGCGATCCGCCTCTCTGCAGCCTCGTCTTCAAGAAATCGAATGGCAGACTGAAGAATGACGCAAAGAATCCCGCGATACCAGATGCTGCGAAAGTGATATTCCGATCAGACATTGCAGTCCTCTGCTTCAGTTGATGCTTCGACTCGGAGAAAAACGCCAATTGCCCGAAgttcgtcgccatcgcccTCACAATCGTCGGATAGGAACCTGACCAAAGCGCAGTGATGCCTTCACTTTTGGCGATTCTCGTCAATGCATCAACCACGGATCGATAATTCGCTCGCTGTTCTCGCGGCTTCATCCCATCGGATTGCAAGCGGATCAGAGCGACTTCTGCTGGATTGgcgattgctgctgcgagaccTCCTGCGGATAAGCCTGCCATTGCGCGTTCGCTGAAGCCTACACTGCGGCCTTGTTGTTCGGCTCGACTTGTTGCGAAGGCGAGAAAGCGATCAAAGAAGCCTAAACGGAGTGTTGCGTAGGATGCTTGACGGAGCCAGGCGGCTGAGATGCCGTTGTACAAGCTGAGGAAACCATCTTCGGCTACGATCTTTTGGGCTACGGCTAATGGCGATTGTCCTTTTCCTGCAGCTCCTTCACCGCTGGAGACAGTAAGTATCTGTCCTGGATATCGACGTGATTTGGGAGGAGAGACttacagcagctgcagtcgGACCTTGACCATATCTATTGGTTGAACACATGTTGTTGCTACAATGCCCGAACCTCCTCCAATCACAAAGGGTAAGAGCTGTTTCCCAGTTGCGGCAAGAACCGAGGATGATCTGGACTCATTTGTCGGatttgaggatgatgatgagccGTCTACGGCTTGCTTCGACTCGGACATTGCATGGCATCCATGATCAAAGAAAACAGCCGCCGAGTGCTTCGTGCCTACGGAGCACAGAGTGACGTTTGATCAATTGAGTTTCACGTGGCCCTCGGCATGTACGCCCGCCATATTTCCTAAGCTGCCTGGCTCGGCGACGTTTTTAAGGGTTGAGGGCTTCCTTTGTGCGGGGAGGATGCAACGTTATACCCGACTATTACCGATGACGACCTGTCTATTGCTAAGCTCTGATCCGTATCTGTGATGGTTCGTCATTGAATTGTGGACGTATGAGCAGGTCTGGCGAAGTTGAGCTCAACTGAAGAAGACATTTGAAGCATGTGAAAGTGCATGGGTCGTATTGTCCATGTCTTGGCGTTTAGCAACAACATTTCCTCTGACTTATTGAAATATTCAAGATGTCTTTTCTGGCTAAGAGAGTTGTAAGTCATTCTAAGCGTATGGTTTCGAGTGGCTTATCTGACTAATTTGTACAGTTCACCCG
Proteins encoded:
- a CDS encoding uncharacterized protein (MEROPS:MER0003668) — encoded protein: MASLLFVFLVSLLAVATAIPSSLHERSFRPKFDVQKNAIQKRSFKAPVPGRAHQGALNEILRVHNKYEWTIVVAESEPLYPISVTTSHPVATASTIPTFKTLTTLSPVPSNSPPTYGPYPNSTSSASPTPTKGSEDGEVSAIPEENEIQYLASVSIGGQKVWLNFDTGSSDLWVFSSKLSPNAIGNHSFYDPSKSDTFTPYENASWRISYGDGSSASGIVGYDVVDVGGSTVQKQAVELATYISASFATDPNSDGLLGLGFSNINTVQPERQKTFFENVMPDLSEPLFTADLEDNMGAGEYEFGKIDRAKYKGDIHYVDIDSSEGWWQFPIPSISIGDEYTFTCDQDCPKTIADTGSSLIYLDSEVVTAYYKQVDGASIWQMNTYIYPCDTALPDLSLQIGDYNMTIKGEDITYLQFDGNEGPAGHCLGGLQGKSSPQILGDVFLKQVFAVFDGGNQRFGIAEKN
- the MIC33_2 gene encoding Putative mitochondrial 2-oxoglutarate/malate carrier protein; the encoded protein is MSESKQAVDGSSSSSNPTNESRSSSVLAATGKQLLPFVIGGGSGIVATTCVQPIDMVKVRLQLLGEGAAGKGQSPLAVAQKIVAEDGFLSLYNGISAAWLRQASYATLRLGFFDRFLAFATSRAEQQGRSVGFSERAMAGLSAGGLAAAIANPAEVALIRLQSDGMKPREQRANYRSVVDALTRIAKSEGITALWSGSYPTIVRAMATNFGQLAFFSESKHQLKQRTAMSDRNITFAASGIAGFFASFFSLPFDFLKTRLQRGGSQYSGMIDCAVQAYRKEGLLRFYRGFGTYFFRIAPHSIITLIVADNVTSYMKQAGLL